In Primulina huaijiensis isolate GDHJ02 chromosome 16, ASM1229523v2, whole genome shotgun sequence, a single genomic region encodes these proteins:
- the LOC140960843 gene encoding replication protein A 70 kDa DNA-binding subunit B-like isoform X1, whose translation MWFTVPDLLCSVIHVFFPQFVERTKRNLQEFVIVNEERRPLILTLWEEFLQTEALFLTQDVHTLPVILGMRLSVNTFYGLSIGTVPNSTILFDPPIQQAELLKQWLQSNKKYIESVVSQKLYDKANQEIDQPFDSQIRKISQILSLNEVVKSFWIRARITIKNSENCVYFLACPDCSKACGGAYKYEFTCFYCNHNFPSPKPLQNCLMVLGIYMFMWSTRKQACCYVCQEKM comes from the exons atGTGGTTCACCGTTCCAGACTTATTATGCAGCGTAATTCATGTTTTCTTTCCACAGTTCGTCGAGAGGACAAAAAGAAATTTACAAGAATTTGTAATCGTAAATGAAGA GCGTAGACCCTTAATTCTCACCTTATGGGAAGAGTTCCTCCAAACTGAAGCACTTTTTTTGACTCAAGATGTTCACACTCTTCCTGTGATTTTAGGGATGCGACTTTCTGTTAACACATTTTACG GATTATCCATTGGAACAGTACCAAACAGCACAATCTTATTTGATCCTCCAATACAACAAGCTGAACTACTAAAACAATG GTTGCaaagcaataaaaaatatattgaaagtGTTGTCTCCCAAAAATTGTATGATAAAGCCAACCAAGAAATAGACCAACCATTTGACTCCCAAATCCGCAAAATCAGTCAGATCCTAAGCCTGAATGAAGTT GTAAAATCCTTTTGGATCAGAGCTAGGATAACAATAAAAAACTCAGAGAATTGTGTATACTTTCTGGCTTGTCCAGATTGCTCTAAAGCTTGTGGCGGTGCATACAAGTATGAGTTTACATGTTTTTACTGCAACCATAATTTCCCAAGTCCAAAACCCCT GCAGAATTGTTTGATGGTACTGGGAATTTACATGTTTATGTGGAGCACAAGGAAGCAAGCATGTTGCTATGTATGTCAGGAGAAGATGTAA
- the LOC140961627 gene encoding vacuole membrane protein KMS1-like: MDMSISGLHAKHRQDLENLTLTSQPLKTIKFFILAIILYLRKTVSYLLLHSGWLMLFSIIFFIPGALLVIVDGPHEKHVEEVLRYLQFGFWWTALGVASSIGLGSGLHTFVLYLGPHIAFFTIKAMQCGRVDIKSAPYDTIQMKHGPSWLGKNCSEFGPSMFSSTHGIRVPLSSILPQVQIEAILWGLGTALGELPPYFISRAASMSGETVDAVKELDASSLMEDNGFITTRLNRMKNWFFSHAHNMNFFSILVLASVPNPLFDFAGIICGQFGIPFWEFFLATMIGKAIIKTHIQTLLIISVCNNQLLDWIESELIWVLRLVPGFDSVLPNIVASLHSMKDKYSATKPHAPLNIEAKKWDFSLAFIWNTVVWFVLMNFLVKIMNETAQGHLKKEQDMETASLQTRLSQPSDD, from the exons ATGGACATGTCGATCTCAG GACTTCATGCAAAGCATCGACAGGACTTAGAAAATTTGACACTAACCTCACAACCTCTCAAGACGATAAAGTTCTTCATACTGGCCATCATACTGTATCTGAGAAAAACAGTATCTTATCTTTTGTTGCATAGTGGTTGGCTTATGCTGTTTTCTATCATTTTCTTTATACCTGGGGCACTACTTGTAATTGTTGACGGCCCCCATGAAAAG CATGTCGAGGAAGTTCTACGTTATTTGCAGTTTGGATTTTGGTGGACAGCTCTAGGTGTTGCATCATCCATTGGACTCG GATCAGGATTACATACTTTTGTTCTCTATCTGGGTCCTCATATAGCCTTCTTCACTATTAAAGCAATGCAATGTGGCAGGGTAGACATCAAAAGTGCACCATATGATACGATACAGATGAAACATGGCCCTTCATGGCTTGGCAAGAATTGTTCCGAATTTGGGCCTTCAATGTTTTCATCCACACATGGTATACGTGTTCCTCTTAGTAGCATATTGCCTCAGGTCCAGATTGAGGCAATTCTGTGGGGCCTTGGAACTGCACTTGGTGAACTTCCCCCGTACTTCATTTCAAGGGCAG CAAGCATGTCAGGTGAAACGGTTGATGCCGTGAAAGAATTAGATGCTTCCTCCTTAATGGAAGACAATGGATTTATCACTACTCGTCTAAATCGGATGAAGAACTGGTTCTTCTCACATGCTCATAATATGAACTTCTTCTCTATTTTAGTTCTTGCTTCG GTACCTAATCCTTTATTTGATTTCGCTGGTATCATCTGTGGACAATTTGGAATTCCATTTTGGGAATTTTTCTTGGCTACAATGATAGGAAAAGCTATAATCAAGACACATATACAG ACTCTACTCATCATTTCGGTATGCAACAATCAACTTCTTGACTGGATTGAAAGCGAGCTAATTTGGGTGCTTAGGCTTGTACCTGGTTTTGACTCCGTCTTACCTAACATCGTCGCCAGCCTTCATTCAATGAAAGACAAGTATTCGGCCACCAAACCTCATGCTCCTTTAAATATTGAG GCAAAGAAATGGGATTTCTCCCTCGCTTTCATTTGGAATACTGTGGTTTGGTTCGTGTTGATGAACTTTCTTGTTAAGATTATGAATGAGACCGCGCAAGGGCATCTAAAGAAAGAGCAAGACATGGAAACTGCTTCATTGCAAACCAGGCTATCACAACCTTCTGATGACTAG
- the LOC140960843 gene encoding uncharacterized protein isoform X3 has translation MKRLSIGTVPNSTILFDPPIQQAELLKQWLQSNKKYIESVVSQKLYDKANQEIDQPFDSQIRKISQILSLNEVVKSFWIRARITIKNSENCVYFLACPDCSKACGGAYKYEFTCFYCNHNFPSPKPLQNCLMVLGIYMFMWSTRKQACCYVCQEKM, from the exons ATGAAGA GATTATCCATTGGAACAGTACCAAACAGCACAATCTTATTTGATCCTCCAATACAACAAGCTGAACTACTAAAACAATG GTTGCaaagcaataaaaaatatattgaaagtGTTGTCTCCCAAAAATTGTATGATAAAGCCAACCAAGAAATAGACCAACCATTTGACTCCCAAATCCGCAAAATCAGTCAGATCCTAAGCCTGAATGAAGTT GTAAAATCCTTTTGGATCAGAGCTAGGATAACAATAAAAAACTCAGAGAATTGTGTATACTTTCTGGCTTGTCCAGATTGCTCTAAAGCTTGTGGCGGTGCATACAAGTATGAGTTTACATGTTTTTACTGCAACCATAATTTCCCAAGTCCAAAACCCCT GCAGAATTGTTTGATGGTACTGGGAATTTACATGTTTATGTGGAGCACAAGGAAGCAAGCATGTTGCTATGTATGTCAGGAGAAGATGTAA
- the LOC140960843 gene encoding replication protein A 70 kDa DNA-binding subunit B-like isoform X2 produces MWFTVPDLLCSVIHVFFPQFVERTKRNLQEFVIVNEERRPLILTLWEEFLQTEALFLTQDVHTLPVILGMRLSVNTFYGLSIGTVPNSTILFDPPIQQAELLKQWLQSNKKYIESVVSQKLYDKANQEIDQPFDSQIRKISQILSLNEVVKSFWIRARITIKNSENCVYFLACPDCSKACGGAYKYEFTCFYCNHNFPSPKPLLRF; encoded by the exons atGTGGTTCACCGTTCCAGACTTATTATGCAGCGTAATTCATGTTTTCTTTCCACAGTTCGTCGAGAGGACAAAAAGAAATTTACAAGAATTTGTAATCGTAAATGAAGA GCGTAGACCCTTAATTCTCACCTTATGGGAAGAGTTCCTCCAAACTGAAGCACTTTTTTTGACTCAAGATGTTCACACTCTTCCTGTGATTTTAGGGATGCGACTTTCTGTTAACACATTTTACG GATTATCCATTGGAACAGTACCAAACAGCACAATCTTATTTGATCCTCCAATACAACAAGCTGAACTACTAAAACAATG GTTGCaaagcaataaaaaatatattgaaagtGTTGTCTCCCAAAAATTGTATGATAAAGCCAACCAAGAAATAGACCAACCATTTGACTCCCAAATCCGCAAAATCAGTCAGATCCTAAGCCTGAATGAAGTT GTAAAATCCTTTTGGATCAGAGCTAGGATAACAATAAAAAACTCAGAGAATTGTGTATACTTTCTGGCTTGTCCAGATTGCTCTAAAGCTTGTGGCGGTGCATACAAGTATGAGTTTACATGTTTTTACTGCAACCATAATTTCCCAAGTCCAAAACCCCT GTTACGATTCTAG